One window of Quercus robur chromosome 5, dhQueRobu3.1, whole genome shotgun sequence genomic DNA carries:
- the LOC126726490 gene encoding potassium channel KAT2, whose product MSYSCVKDFLKRFCMDEFPMEGVPRSGSFLSSDLLPSLGARINQATKLRKYIISPFSTRYRAWENLLVVLVIYSAWICPFEFAFLPYKQDALFIFDNIVNGFFAIDIVLTFFVAFLDTQSYLLVDEPKRIAFRYISTWFIFDVCSTAPFQSISLLFTKHSGELGFKLLSMLRLWRLRRVSSLFARLEKDIRFNYFWTRCIKLISVTLFAVHFAGCINYLIADRYPDPKRTWIGAVNPSFKEDGVWNRYVTAIYWSITTLTTTGYGDLHAENPREMLFDIFYMLFNLGLTSYLIGNMTNLVVHWTSRTRNFRDTVRAATEFAARNHLPPPIQDQMLAHICLKFKTEGLKQQDTLNGLPKAIRSSIAQHLFLDIVQKVYLFQGVSHDFLFQLVSQMEAEYFPPREDVILQNETSTDLYIMVSGVVDILCNIDDGQEKVLGKAFAGDSFGEFGVLCYRPQPFKVRTTEISQILRLNRTSLMNIIQTNEEDGRIIMSNLFQKLKGEESLGSEYPHKDPGPILSEWPDGGPIGGTCSPTGYQHNSHDDTPMQEATGIHFPGSESTEQSETDQSQMFNRSAMDVHFMNEDVQKALHAAIQKGHLEMEKILPEGGANVNKQDAGGCTPKAIAEQQENKCINDLLLSYENGRKLEEHRIDLIGPESADNGMYSQSRLRRQGCQSVNSQSKKKPTDFLSTRVNYPGDTDVIKSIKKRVTIHMQLQHNSSSQRQLAKLIILPNSIEELLKIAGEKFGGYKPTKVINAENAEIDDINVIRDGDHLFLL is encoded by the exons atgTCGTATTCGTGTGTAAAAGACTTCTTGAAGAGGTTCTGTATGGATGAATTTCCTATGGAGGGTGTTCCTCGTAGCGGCAGCTTCCTCTCTAGTGATCTCTTACCATCACTTGGAGCCAGAATCAACCAGGCAACTAAGCTTCGAAAATACATAATTTCTCCTTTCAGCACCCGATATAG GGCTTGGGAGAATTTACTGGTTGTTTTAGTCATTTACTCTGCCTGGATTTGCCCTTTCGAGTTTGCATTTCTGCCTTACAAGCAAGATGCACTCTTCATCTTTGACAACATTGTCAATGGCTTCTTTGCCATTGACATCGTTCTCACCTTCTTTGTTGCATTTCTCGACACCCAATCCTATCTTCTCGTCGATGAACCTAAGAGAATTGCATTCAG GTACATATCTACCTGGTTTATCTTCGATGTCTGTTCCACCGCACCATTTCAGTCTATCAGCCTGTTGTTCACAAAACATAGCGGTGAACTTGGGTTTAAACTGCTCAGCATGCTCAGACTCTGGCGTCTCAGACGAGTCAGCTCCCTGTTTGCAAG ACTTGAAAAGGACATTCGTTTCAATTATTTCTGGACTCGTTGCATAAAGCTCATTTCT GTAACTTTGTTTGCTGTACACTTTGCCGGATGCATTAATTATCTGATTGCAGACAGATACCCTGATCCAAAAAGAACCTGGATTGGTGCAGTGAACCCAAGTTTCAAAGAAGATGGTGTCTGGAATAGGTATGTGACAGCAATTTACTGGTCTATAACCACATTGACAACTACTGGCTACGGAGACTTGCACGCTGAAAACCCAAGAGAGATGCTGTTTGACATATTTTACATGTTGTTCAACTTGGGCTTGACATCTTACCTCATTGGAAACATGACAAACCTTGTTGTTCACTGGACCAGCCGCACCAGAAATTTC AGAGATACAGTGAGAGCTGCAACAGAATTCGCAGCACGAAATCATCTGCCCCCTCCCATACAGGATCAGATGTTGGCACACATATGTCTCAAGTTCAAAACAGAAGGATTGAAGCAACAGGATACCTTGAACGGTCTGCCAAAAGCAATTCGTTCAAGCATCGCACAGCATCTATTCTTGGACATTGTTCAAAAAGTCTATCTTTTCCAAGGGGTTTCTCATGACTTCCTTTTCCAATTG GTTTCCCAAATGGAGGCAGAGTATTTTCCACCCAGGGAAGATGTAATTCTGCAGAATGAGACTTCAACAGATCTTTACATAATGGTCTCCGGTGTGGTG GATATCCTGTGCAATATTGATGATGGGCAAGAAAAA GTTCTTGGAAAGGCATTTGCAGGAGATTCATTTGGAGAGTTTGGAGTCTTGTGTTACAGGCCACAACCTTTCAAAGTTCGGACGACAGAGATTTCTCAAATTCTCCGACTCAACAGAACTTCACTGATGAACATCATACAAACAAACGAAGAGGATGGGCGCATTATCATGAGCAATCTTTTCCAG AAATTGAAAGGGGAAGAAAGCTTAGGCTCTGAATACCCACATAAAGATCCTGGACCGATCCTGAGTGAATGGCCTGATGGAGGACCAATTGGAGGAACCTGTTCACCTACAGGATATCAACATAATTCACATGACGATACACCAATGCAGGAAGCAACAGGCATACATTTCCCGGGATCAGAGTCTACAGAGCAGAGTGAAACAGACCAAAGTCAAATGTTTAACAGATCTGCTATGGATGTGCATTTCATGAATGAGGATGTCCAAAAAGCTCTTCATGCTGCTATTCAGAAGGGGCATCTTGAGATGGAGAAGATTCTGCCGGAAGGAGGAGCAAATGTAAATAAACAAGATGCTGGAGGATGTACACCAAAAGCTATAGCTGAACAGCAAGAAAACAAGTGCATAAATGACCTCCTACTAAGTTATGAAAATGGGAGGAAACTGGAAGAACACAGAATAGATTTAATTGGCCCAGAATCAGCTGACAACGGCATGTATAGTCAAAGCAGACTTAGAAGACAAGGCTGCCAATCTGTTAACTCCCAATCGAAAAAGAAACCCACAGACTTCTTATCAACCAGAGTTAATTATCCTGGTGATACAGACGTGATTAAATCGATCAAGAAGAGAGTCACCATCCACATGCAGCTTCAACATAACAGTTCATCACAGAGGCAGCTTGCAAAGCTAATAATCTTACCCAATTCGATAGAGGAGCTGCTCAAAATAGCTG GTGAGAAGTTTGGAGGCTACAAACCTACAAAAGTTATTAATGCGGAGAATGCAGAAATAGATGACATAAATGTTATTCGAGATGGCGATCATCTGTTTCTCCTTTAA